Proteins encoded by one window of Ochrobactrum sp. BTU1:
- a CDS encoding AraC family transcriptional regulator, whose protein sequence is MPDAMRPRYIRDIESQEAGRDLGWHTHDFGQFFSAIRGSMYVGTRDRVLLLNPAMAVWIPPHADHWLRYVSSNEIIYVDVNRAEADKLGTEARIVQMTPLLQALMRVIPNSERSSFTKPHEAALYDLLCHEILAARDIPLSIAMPQDKRSTALAQAALDDPGSITSVDQWLSGASASRKTIERLFIAETGMPPSRWLRQVRILQAVSQLAAGKKISSVALDLGYQSPSAFTYMFRSAIGLSPRAFRQTEKRGGS, encoded by the coding sequence ATGCCTGACGCAATGCGACCTCGATATATTCGCGACATTGAGAGCCAGGAGGCAGGACGAGACCTCGGCTGGCATACCCACGACTTCGGGCAGTTCTTTTCTGCCATTCGTGGATCAATGTATGTTGGAACGCGCGACCGTGTTCTTCTTCTCAATCCCGCTATGGCTGTTTGGATACCGCCTCATGCTGACCATTGGCTCCGCTATGTTTCGAGCAATGAGATCATTTATGTCGACGTTAACCGGGCTGAGGCAGACAAACTCGGAACAGAGGCGCGCATCGTTCAGATGACACCGCTTCTTCAAGCCCTCATGCGCGTTATCCCAAACAGCGAGCGGTCTAGTTTCACAAAGCCACATGAGGCTGCTTTATATGACCTGCTCTGTCACGAAATATTGGCTGCCAGAGACATCCCACTTTCAATTGCAATGCCGCAGGATAAGCGCAGCACGGCACTCGCCCAGGCTGCGCTAGATGATCCGGGCTCGATTACGTCTGTTGATCAATGGCTGTCTGGTGCCTCGGCTAGCCGTAAGACAATCGAGCGGCTTTTTATAGCCGAAACCGGAATGCCGCCTTCGCGCTGGTTGAGGCAAGTCCGCATTCTTCAAGCCGTTTCCCAACTAGCCGCAGGTAAAAAAATCAGCTCGGTAGCGCTCGATCTAGGATACCAATCGCCCAGTGCTTTCACCTACATGTTTCGTAGTGCCATTGGGTTGAGCCCGCGCGCCTTCCGTCAAACAGAGAAGAGAGGCGGCAGCTAG
- a CDS encoding FecR family protein, with product MTEFETDPVYMKALEWFVLLQDKSVSADDRRAFSAWIDSDPAHRMAYERAQTLWQRFDTVKPEYDRFRRSGHPSARRVGRRGVVLGGIAALVLITNAYLMSRDGRFATYQTSVGERRSFRLADGSSVELGSYSALSVDFSENTRNLVLHEGQGFFQVASDPSRPFVVSANGGTITALGTVFDVKLLDQAVTVSVIEHAVSVAFDQGTPVRLNEGWQLSYGGDEATFPHRADPQTVEAWRNDRIIFEDVPLRRVLSELERYRRGRIFLTDSEIGNMPVTAIFDTRDAEAALATIAEALPVRVLNGLGWITVVTRR from the coding sequence ATGACGGAGTTTGAAACCGATCCGGTTTATATGAAAGCGCTGGAATGGTTTGTCCTGTTGCAGGATAAAAGCGTCAGCGCTGATGACCGGCGTGCGTTCTCGGCATGGATTGATTCTGATCCTGCACATCGGATGGCCTATGAGCGTGCGCAAACGCTATGGCAACGCTTTGACACAGTTAAGCCTGAATATGACCGGTTCCGTCGATCGGGTCATCCATCGGCTCGACGTGTGGGTCGGCGTGGCGTGGTTTTGGGCGGAATTGCAGCTCTCGTTCTCATTACAAATGCCTATCTCATGTCGCGCGACGGTCGTTTTGCCACTTATCAAACAAGTGTCGGCGAACGCCGCAGCTTTAGGCTTGCCGATGGCAGCTCTGTGGAGCTGGGAAGCTATTCGGCTCTTTCTGTCGATTTTTCGGAGAATACCCGCAATCTTGTGCTCCATGAGGGACAGGGATTCTTTCAGGTCGCCTCCGATCCGTCACGTCCCTTTGTAGTTAGTGCCAATGGAGGCACGATAACCGCCCTCGGGACTGTTTTTGACGTGAAACTGCTAGATCAAGCAGTCACAGTATCAGTTATCGAACACGCGGTTTCTGTGGCGTTCGATCAGGGTACACCCGTGCGCCTTAATGAGGGTTGGCAACTGAGCTATGGGGGCGATGAAGCAACTTTCCCTCATCGCGCTGACCCGCAGACGGTGGAAGCATGGCGGAACGACCGGATCATCTTTGAGGATGTTCCGCTGCGCCGGGTACTCAGCGAGTTGGAACGTTATCGTCGCGGAAGGATTTTCCTCACCGACTCTGAAATCGGCAATATGCCAGTGACCGCCATTTTCGATACGCGTGATGCCGAAGCGGCTCTTGCGACCATTGCCGAAGCCTTGCCGGTTAGGGTGCTCAACGGTTTAGGCTGGATAACTGTCGTTACACGGCGATAG
- a CDS encoding ABC transporter substrate-binding protein, with protein MVIDRSITRRELLGAALAAPFAFVSTTGKTDQSGDTSSISRIVSMDLLLTELLVTLGQQPVATANVPLYQRLVGDPVLDSDVADLGPLNEPNIEYMFSLRPDHILIADWQAPSLDALRKVAPVTAYPVFAGKTPAVDHVQALLRQIAKQTDCSAVADQAINDCERAISAASRSLTGFDRPVYVCRFNRDGRNLAIFGGNGLIGDMLKRLDLQNAFTGRVNASGVTSAALNRLTENSEAVIVHFDRGSETDAALERLSQNPIWNAFPAVRAGRVLRMPVIYPNGGVRSAERLAIQLSEGLSHA; from the coding sequence ATGGTAATCGATAGAAGCATCACGCGTCGAGAATTACTTGGGGCGGCATTAGCCGCTCCTTTCGCGTTTGTTAGTACGACCGGCAAAACCGACCAATCAGGCGATACATCGTCGATTTCACGCATTGTCAGCATGGATTTGCTGTTAACTGAATTACTTGTGACGCTGGGCCAACAACCGGTGGCAACGGCTAATGTCCCGCTTTATCAACGTCTTGTGGGCGATCCGGTACTTGATAGCGATGTTGCTGATCTTGGCCCACTGAACGAGCCAAATATCGAATATATGTTCTCACTAAGACCTGATCACATATTGATCGCTGACTGGCAGGCTCCCTCTCTCGATGCCCTTAGAAAAGTCGCCCCAGTCACAGCGTACCCGGTCTTTGCGGGCAAGACCCCCGCCGTTGACCATGTTCAGGCGCTTCTTCGCCAAATTGCCAAACAGACAGATTGTTCTGCGGTTGCAGACCAAGCAATCAATGACTGCGAACGTGCAATCAGTGCAGCGTCGCGCTCACTTACTGGCTTTGACCGCCCGGTTTACGTCTGCCGCTTCAATCGTGACGGCCGAAATCTAGCTATATTCGGCGGCAATGGTTTGATCGGTGATATGCTAAAGCGCCTTGATTTGCAAAATGCTTTTACTGGCCGCGTGAATGCATCTGGTGTTACATCGGCTGCGCTCAACCGTCTTACGGAGAATTCTGAAGCAGTCATTGTCCACTTTGACAGAGGTTCAGAAACAGACGCGGCGTTAGAAAGGCTCTCACAAAATCCGATCTGGAATGCTTTTCCGGCGGTGCGTGCCGGTCGCGTTCTTCGTATGCCTGTAATCTATCCCAATGGGGGTGTGCGTTCTGCTGAACGATTGGCCATACAATTGAGCGAAGGGCTTTCCCATGCCTAA
- a CDS encoding MFS transporter, with the protein MVATSTHQNVVTDWAAIVIVILSVTAFAVAQGLTFPLISLALEARGVTGSLIGLNAATYAAGAIVSVLIIDRLTVKVPGSRLIVAALFGCSASLAAFAMTDLLSVWFIARFTVGFCASLISILSGAWLNTATPDAIRGRVSGFYGAGMCVGFAAGPLAIPLLGTSSGVAFTVVAGYIATIGFACAVFNGRTRTVPERAPAGGLLRFISTAPMLVLIELAFGFSDIAAISGMAVYFVRVGHSEAFAAYAITVLSLPTAFAQPVVGWLLDKASRAGVTISCGLLGAIAFLIIPFLQSQTLILIIFAIIGIATFALSTCALTILGERFDGGMLIAGTASFSLAYSIGSAIGSTGTGLLLEWVSPSAVPTSVGLGLLAFTILILFKRP; encoded by the coding sequence ATGGTCGCAACTTCAACACACCAGAACGTGGTGACGGATTGGGCCGCTATCGTGATCGTCATATTGAGTGTAACAGCCTTTGCAGTCGCTCAGGGTCTCACCTTTCCGCTCATATCACTTGCGCTTGAAGCAAGAGGCGTGACGGGAAGTTTGATCGGTCTAAATGCCGCCACCTACGCTGCCGGTGCCATTGTCTCTGTTCTGATTATAGATCGGCTCACTGTGAAAGTTCCAGGAAGCCGCTTGATTGTCGCGGCGTTATTTGGCTGCTCGGCCAGTCTCGCGGCCTTCGCGATGACTGACTTGTTGTCAGTCTGGTTCATTGCCCGTTTTACTGTTGGCTTTTGTGCGAGTTTGATCTCAATCCTCAGCGGAGCATGGCTTAACACCGCAACCCCCGACGCCATACGCGGACGGGTATCCGGTTTCTACGGGGCCGGAATGTGTGTGGGATTTGCAGCCGGCCCATTGGCCATTCCGCTTCTGGGCACGAGCAGCGGCGTGGCCTTTACGGTTGTGGCTGGATATATTGCAACGATTGGGTTTGCGTGCGCAGTTTTTAACGGCAGGACGCGCACAGTACCAGAACGCGCGCCAGCTGGCGGTTTGCTACGCTTCATCAGCACGGCGCCTATGCTGGTACTCATTGAGTTAGCTTTCGGCTTCTCGGATATTGCTGCTATATCCGGTATGGCCGTCTACTTTGTTCGCGTCGGTCACTCAGAAGCGTTTGCAGCCTACGCGATCACTGTGCTGTCGCTTCCTACAGCTTTTGCCCAGCCGGTGGTCGGGTGGCTGCTAGACAAGGCTTCGCGGGCCGGTGTGACGATCAGCTGTGGCCTTTTGGGCGCGATCGCATTCCTGATCATTCCATTCCTTCAGTCCCAAACCCTCATTTTGATTATATTTGCCATCATTGGCATCGCGACCTTTGCACTGAGCACTTGCGCCCTCACAATTCTGGGAGAACGTTTTGATGGCGGGATGCTGATAGCGGGAACCGCCAGCTTCTCGCTGGCCTATTCCATCGGCAGCGCAATCGGATCAACGGGCACTGGCCTGCTTCTGGAATGGGTTTCGCCAAGTGCTGTCCCGACAAGCGTTGGCTTAGGTCTGCTTGCTTTCACGATACTAATTCTTTTTAAAAGACCATAA
- a CDS encoding TonB-dependent siderophore receptor: MRVDMKSQLRNCNSQGSQALLKTGFSVHLLAASALVAITALAPSTVWAQVAGNGQVQRTSFDIPAQPLSSALVQYSNKTGVQLFFDANIVRGKNSAGAQGSLTRTEALSRIISGSGLSYSLQSNTVTISAQQSSNPSGVAPDGALVLNTITVEGNAGQSAFGPVDGYFAPSTSSATKMDTPLIETPQSITVVTADQVRDQKATSIAQTLSYTPGVSAQSGSFSRMVDDLTIRGFNVASGNSGTLRDGMKLQSNVYDGGQEPYGLERVEVLRGASSVLYGQLSPGGVVNGVSKRPTDKPLHEVNVEYGSYNRKQLSADFGGPITNDGSLTYRLTGLFRDADNWVDHTPDDKFYIAPALTWKPDEATSLTVLGSYQRIKTGFATPLRYEDVSQQTIPSDRFLGIEGFDKYNVDMYTIGGLFEHQFENGVKLRSNNRYFHSDVEWNYMFGNLTPSSNGKLTRLASERFEASYGATSDTSLEYTFNTGSIEHKVIGGFDYYRRSYDSNRYRGTAYSVLDLETGQYTGSPAVSHAVNRGQRALGNQYGLYLQDQINFDEHWTLLLGGRHDWSESTTTNYQNGKVTDQKNNAFTGRAGLVYLFDSGVAPYVSVSQSFDPQIGADVNGDALEPNKGLQYEAGIRYQPDGTNLMLSAAVFDLTQKNVVTYNSFGEAFQQGEVHSRGLELEARGQVGDLGLIAAYTFTDATIEQSARPYEIGEQVALVPRHSFSLWADYDLDKIGVTGVNVGAGLRYVGKTNLPDMEQDVPGYTMVDAMMRFDLGAFKNELEGTSLTINARNLFDKKYYTCVAQDGCRYGEPLTVTATLGYKW; this comes from the coding sequence ATGCGCGTCGATATGAAGAGCCAACTTCGGAACTGTAACAGCCAGGGTTCTCAGGCTCTTCTTAAAACCGGCTTCTCTGTGCATTTGCTTGCAGCCAGTGCGCTGGTAGCGATTACGGCACTCGCACCAAGTACCGTTTGGGCGCAAGTTGCAGGAAATGGCCAGGTGCAGCGCACGTCATTTGACATTCCAGCACAGCCGCTTTCCTCAGCCCTGGTTCAATACTCAAACAAAACCGGCGTCCAGCTGTTCTTTGACGCAAATATTGTGCGTGGCAAAAACTCAGCAGGTGCACAAGGTTCTCTGACACGTACAGAAGCGTTGAGCCGGATTATCTCCGGCTCTGGTCTCAGCTATAGCCTGCAAAGCAATACGGTCACGATATCGGCGCAGCAATCTAGCAATCCGAGCGGCGTTGCGCCCGACGGTGCTTTGGTGCTCAACACGATCACGGTTGAAGGAAATGCCGGTCAGAGCGCATTTGGTCCCGTCGACGGCTATTTCGCGCCCAGCACTTCATCTGCAACCAAAATGGATACGCCACTGATTGAAACACCGCAGTCAATCACGGTTGTTACTGCCGATCAGGTGCGAGATCAGAAAGCCACATCGATCGCCCAGACACTGAGTTATACGCCTGGTGTCTCCGCGCAATCAGGCTCATTCAGCCGGATGGTTGATGATTTGACCATTCGTGGGTTCAATGTAGCTTCCGGCAACAGTGGAACTTTGCGCGATGGTATGAAACTGCAATCCAACGTTTATGACGGTGGGCAAGAGCCCTACGGATTAGAACGAGTAGAAGTTCTGCGCGGTGCCTCCTCAGTTCTCTATGGGCAACTTTCTCCGGGTGGTGTAGTCAATGGTGTTTCCAAGCGCCCTACCGATAAGCCTTTGCATGAAGTCAATGTTGAATATGGCAGCTATAATCGCAAGCAGCTCTCGGCCGATTTCGGGGGCCCAATTACCAATGATGGCAGTCTGACCTATCGTTTAACGGGCCTATTCCGCGATGCGGACAACTGGGTCGATCATACTCCAGACGACAAGTTTTACATCGCGCCAGCTTTGACGTGGAAGCCGGATGAGGCGACATCGCTTACCGTGCTTGGCAGCTATCAGCGTATCAAAACTGGTTTTGCCACTCCACTTCGTTATGAAGATGTCAGCCAGCAGACTATTCCGAGCGATCGTTTTCTGGGAATTGAAGGCTTCGATAAATACAACGTCGATATGTATACAATTGGTGGATTGTTCGAGCACCAATTTGAAAATGGCGTGAAGTTGCGTAGCAACAATCGCTATTTTCATTCTGACGTTGAGTGGAACTACATGTTCGGCAATCTGACTCCGTCAAGCAATGGAAAGCTTACGCGTCTTGCGAGTGAACGTTTTGAGGCGTCGTATGGCGCGACCTCTGACACGTCTCTTGAATATACCTTCAACACGGGTTCGATCGAACATAAAGTTATAGGTGGTTTCGACTATTATCGACGGTCATATGATTCAAATCGATACAGAGGCACAGCTTATAGCGTGCTCGATCTTGAAACAGGCCAATACACTGGTAGCCCTGCAGTGAGTCACGCCGTCAATCGCGGTCAGAGAGCATTAGGTAATCAATACGGGCTTTATCTACAGGACCAAATTAATTTTGACGAGCATTGGACGTTGTTGCTTGGTGGCAGACATGACTGGTCTGAGAGCACAACGACGAATTATCAAAATGGAAAGGTCACAGATCAGAAGAATAACGCATTCACCGGACGAGCTGGTCTCGTCTATCTTTTTGATAGCGGTGTAGCCCCTTATGTAAGCGTTAGCCAGTCATTTGATCCGCAAATCGGAGCAGATGTAAACGGTGATGCTCTTGAGCCGAACAAGGGACTGCAATACGAAGCTGGCATTCGCTATCAACCAGATGGAACCAATCTCATGTTGAGCGCTGCAGTGTTCGACCTGACCCAAAAAAATGTGGTTACCTACAATTCTTTCGGTGAGGCGTTTCAACAAGGTGAAGTTCACTCGCGCGGCCTCGAACTGGAAGCTAGAGGGCAAGTTGGGGATCTTGGCCTGATTGCAGCCTATACTTTTACCGATGCGACGATCGAACAAAGCGCTAGACCCTACGAAATCGGAGAGCAGGTCGCCCTCGTTCCACGCCATAGTTTCTCACTTTGGGCTGATTATGACCTTGATAAGATCGGCGTGACCGGGGTGAATGTCGGAGCAGGTCTTCGTTATGTTGGAAAAACCAACTTGCCGGATATGGAGCAGGATGTCCCAGGCTACACGATGGTCGATGCGATGATGCGGTTCGATTTGGGTGCCTTTAAAAACGAACTTGAGGGGACCTCTTTGACGATCAATGCACGCAATCTTTTCGACAAAAAGTATTACACATGCGTTGCTCAGGACGGATGCCGCTATGGCGAGCCGCTTACAGTCACAGCGACTCTCGGATATAAATGGTAA
- a CDS encoding sigma-70 family RNA polymerase sigma factor, with protein sequence MTSRLWDLTELYESEQSGLRAFVRRIVGNSATAEDVVQQAFLNLLSRYDDTAQAPGPAYVKRTARNLALNHLRDSRRRADVEVAVDEPERFADSRPSPEMTVLYRSELHRLLHSITQLPPRRREAFVLNRIEGLSYDEVAERMGISRNTVITQIVAALAELDRRLSE encoded by the coding sequence ATGACTTCCCGATTGTGGGATCTGACAGAACTCTATGAAAGTGAGCAGAGCGGTCTGCGGGCTTTTGTGCGTCGTATTGTTGGAAACTCTGCCACTGCGGAGGATGTCGTTCAACAAGCTTTCCTGAACCTCCTTTCCCGCTATGATGATACGGCACAGGCGCCAGGTCCCGCTTATGTGAAGCGGACAGCGCGCAATCTTGCGCTTAATCACCTACGCGATTCCCGTCGAAGGGCGGATGTCGAAGTCGCGGTGGATGAGCCGGAGAGATTCGCTGATTCAAGACCTTCGCCGGAAATGACTGTGCTTTATCGCAGTGAGCTTCATCGTCTTTTACATTCGATTACGCAGCTTCCGCCCCGTCGACGCGAAGCCTTTGTTCTCAACAGAATTGAAGGATTGAGTTATGACGAGGTGGCCGAACGTATGGGAATTTCGCGAAATACTGTTATAACGCAAATTGTTGCAGCCTTGGCTGAACTCGACCGACGGCTTTCAGAATAA
- the fhuB gene encoding Fe(3+)-hydroxamate ABC transporter permease FhuB — MPKATSTAASQPETPRNKSIALGSSLIVLGLVLFALNLRQSGAWPVTIRAMFIPDDARLTEMLVHYGYLPRVMVAILAGLLLGLCTTLLQQVLSNPLAEPGTLGIFSASRLAVAMTILFLPLAANSGFILPSLIGSSIALAIILLLTRAERFAPLRIVLYGMVLSLCFEAVTAMLLIAHFEDLGELIVWQSGSLSQNSWHVALLLLGSVLALTSVAFLLLRPLTTMGVDEKVATSLGSSPKLIRGIALVAAVVGSAIVVAACGVIAFIGLGGAAIAQFSGARRFQDRLIAAPLIAAGLLLTTDQLMVFLLPSIDIPAGSVTAVLGAPLLLIILRKSRSLGVQISTLTSAASINRPDYGFLIVSLFALPALTILVLFIGRNPEGWYILTPSEWRSYFDWRVPRTIAAAASGAMLATSGCLMQRMTGNPMASPELLGVSSGAALLMIPVVLFLPPLGRSETIIIAALGSIFFLSLSLRLTARSGFSPERLLMTGIAITALSGSVMSIVIFLGDMRLTRLLGWMSGSLYSVRMSDALIASAICLTGLCMALLQQRWIEILPLGQQVSRSLGLRLSRARLLIILLTGIMTGTSILLIGPISFIGLLAPHIARLTGQQRPAPFLLASAMLGAAILTLADWVGRYVAFPWEIPAGLIATFVGGFFVCAVAGRR, encoded by the coding sequence ATGCCTAAAGCCACCTCCACTGCAGCGTCGCAACCTGAAACCCCTCGCAATAAAAGTATCGCCCTTGGAAGTTCTCTGATTGTTCTGGGGCTTGTCCTTTTCGCTCTTAACCTTCGGCAAAGTGGGGCCTGGCCTGTCACTATTAGGGCGATGTTTATTCCCGATGACGCGCGGCTTACTGAAATGCTCGTTCATTATGGCTATTTGCCACGTGTAATGGTCGCTATTCTAGCTGGTTTACTGCTTGGTCTGTGCACAACGCTACTGCAGCAGGTGCTCTCCAATCCGCTCGCCGAGCCTGGCACTTTAGGCATTTTCTCGGCTTCACGCCTTGCCGTTGCTATGACGATCCTCTTCCTTCCCCTCGCGGCAAACTCTGGGTTTATTCTTCCCTCACTGATTGGCAGCAGCATTGCGCTGGCAATCATTCTACTTCTCACTCGCGCAGAACGGTTCGCTCCGCTCAGGATCGTCCTCTACGGAATGGTGCTTTCGCTTTGTTTTGAAGCCGTAACTGCAATGCTATTGATTGCGCATTTTGAAGATCTAGGTGAACTGATCGTCTGGCAATCGGGATCTTTGTCACAGAATAGCTGGCATGTGGCGCTGCTGCTTTTGGGTTCAGTTCTGGCTCTCACCTCGGTGGCTTTTCTGCTGTTGCGCCCTTTGACGACGATGGGTGTCGACGAAAAGGTGGCAACCAGCCTGGGTTCATCACCTAAACTCATCCGGGGGATCGCTTTGGTCGCGGCGGTTGTCGGATCAGCGATTGTAGTTGCTGCGTGCGGCGTGATTGCGTTTATAGGCCTTGGCGGCGCAGCGATAGCCCAGTTTTCTGGAGCAAGGCGGTTCCAAGATCGGTTGATTGCGGCACCACTGATTGCGGCCGGGCTGTTGCTGACGACTGATCAACTGATGGTCTTCCTTCTGCCCTCGATTGATATCCCAGCGGGCAGCGTGACGGCAGTCCTTGGTGCGCCATTGCTCTTGATCATTCTGCGAAAATCAAGATCGTTGGGCGTCCAGATATCAACTTTAACTTCAGCCGCCTCAATCAACCGCCCCGATTACGGATTTCTCATAGTTAGCCTTTTTGCACTGCCGGCTTTGACGATATTGGTCCTCTTTATCGGCCGAAATCCGGAAGGCTGGTATATTCTGACGCCCAGTGAATGGAGAAGCTATTTTGACTGGAGGGTACCGCGCACAATAGCTGCAGCTGCGAGCGGGGCCATGCTTGCGACTTCGGGATGTCTCATGCAACGTATGACCGGCAATCCGATGGCAAGTCCTGAATTACTGGGGGTTTCCTCTGGAGCAGCGCTCCTGATGATCCCGGTTGTCCTGTTTTTGCCGCCGCTCGGTCGATCAGAAACTATTATAATTGCGGCGCTCGGCAGCATATTTTTTCTCTCCCTCTCCCTTCGTTTGACGGCAAGATCCGGTTTTTCGCCGGAAAGACTGCTGATGACCGGCATTGCAATCACGGCGCTTTCTGGCTCTGTCATGTCAATTGTGATTTTCCTTGGGGATATGAGACTGACCCGATTGCTGGGCTGGATGTCGGGGTCGCTTTATTCAGTCCGCATGTCCGACGCTTTGATCGCATCAGCAATCTGTTTGACCGGCCTTTGCATGGCATTGCTACAACAGCGTTGGATCGAGATCCTGCCACTCGGCCAACAAGTCTCCCGTTCACTAGGCTTAAGGTTGAGCAGAGCGCGTCTGCTGATAATTCTTCTGACTGGCATTATGACAGGAACCTCCATTCTCCTTATTGGCCCAATCAGCTTTATTGGTTTGCTGGCGCCGCATATTGCTCGATTAACTGGCCAGCAAAGGCCGGCCCCTTTTTTGCTTGCTTCAGCCATGTTGGGTGCTGCCATCCTTACACTAGCAGACTGGGTGGGCAGGTATGTCGCGTTTCCTTGGGAAATACCAGCCGGGCTAATCGCCACGTTTGTTGGTGGTTTCTTTGTCTGCGCGGTAGCAGGTCGCCGATGA
- the fhuF gene encoding siderophore-iron reductase FhuF — translation MIKILGDQFTGPLAELAETLFLMVETAPDFEPALSIFTASRLDSVLKKFSTRYEEPEPRAVASQWSKLYFSRLILPAAAAVILFDWKLELDLSTMRIALDDDGGNMRFGLRSKGTKQTPLNSKDRFSFLVDAHLSHVIPILSEVSGLPRKVLWSNAGNILETVVQRCTAFQGPEHQGVRDGQHYLATRRFDDNSLNPLFEPVRYTCHNAETQRKRRICCLRYFIPSLSICKTCPLEKD, via the coding sequence ATGATCAAAATTCTTGGTGATCAGTTTACAGGACCACTTGCCGAACTGGCTGAGACGCTTTTTTTGATGGTTGAAACGGCGCCAGATTTTGAGCCCGCACTTTCAATATTCACTGCAAGTCGCTTAGATAGCGTTTTGAAAAAATTCTCTACCCGGTATGAGGAGCCTGAGCCGCGCGCGGTGGCTTCGCAATGGTCTAAACTTTACTTCTCTCGGCTTATTTTACCCGCCGCCGCAGCCGTAATCCTGTTTGATTGGAAGCTTGAGCTTGATCTTTCAACCATGCGGATCGCTCTGGATGACGATGGCGGTAATATGCGTTTTGGTTTGCGCTCAAAGGGCACAAAGCAAACCCCGCTCAACTCCAAGGACCGTTTTTCTTTTCTTGTTGACGCGCACCTTAGCCATGTCATTCCAATACTGTCGGAAGTCAGCGGATTGCCGCGCAAGGTTCTTTGGAGCAATGCCGGAAATATTCTTGAAACTGTGGTGCAGCGTTGCACTGCGTTCCAAGGCCCCGAACACCAGGGCGTCCGGGACGGGCAACACTATCTTGCAACGCGCCGTTTTGACGACAATTCACTCAATCCGCTATTCGAACCGGTGCGATACACTTGCCATAACGCAGAAACGCAACGCAAACGTCGCATTTGCTGCTTGCGTTATTTCATCCCCAGTTTATCGATCTGCAAAACCTGCCCTTTGGAAAAAGATTAG
- a CDS encoding sugar phosphate isomerase/epimerase — protein sequence MMKTYDNLIGVHALVWTGDTSKASIELAAKRSVEAGYDLLELSLHDLDNLDVEHARSVLSASDLSIVCSRGLAFDADVSSDDTSVVRKGAELLRQSLIATHGLGGKLLTGALYSALGKYGKPASARGRENAVAVIKDLANDASKLGITLGLEVCNRYETHLVNTARQALSLADEIGADNMVIHLDTYHMNIEEDNLIRPLHEVGERLGYIHIGENHRGYLGSGHIDFTGFFHALVDIGYKGPITFESFSSAVIAEGLSNDLAIWRDTWTDGFELAQHARSFVDTHLCVG from the coding sequence ATGATGAAAACCTATGACAATCTGATTGGCGTTCATGCATTGGTGTGGACCGGTGATACATCAAAAGCTTCAATTGAACTGGCTGCTAAGCGCAGTGTGGAGGCCGGTTACGATTTGCTCGAGCTCTCGTTGCATGACCTTGATAATCTTGACGTCGAGCATGCACGCTCTGTCCTAAGCGCATCGGACCTTTCGATTGTCTGCTCGCGCGGGCTGGCATTTGATGCCGATGTTTCAAGCGATGACACATCCGTGGTTCGCAAAGGTGCAGAACTATTGCGTCAGTCGCTGATCGCAACACATGGATTGGGCGGAAAATTACTCACTGGCGCGCTTTATAGTGCTCTTGGCAAGTATGGCAAACCAGCAAGCGCAAGAGGGCGCGAGAATGCTGTCGCTGTTATCAAGGATCTGGCAAATGATGCCAGCAAACTCGGCATCACACTGGGTCTTGAAGTCTGTAACCGCTATGAAACCCATCTCGTCAATACAGCAAGACAGGCGTTGTCATTGGCTGATGAGATCGGTGCCGACAATATGGTTATCCATCTTGATACTTATCACATGAATATCGAAGAGGATAACTTGATCCGTCCGCTGCATGAAGTTGGTGAGCGGTTGGGATATATCCATATAGGTGAAAACCATCGCGGCTATCTGGGGTCAGGTCATATAGACTTCACGGGCTTCTTTCATGCACTGGTGGATATTGGCTATAAGGGGCCCATTACATTTGAGTCCTTTTCGTCGGCAGTGATTGCTGAAGGGCTTTCGAACGATCTCGCTATCTGGCGCGATACCTGGACTGACGGATTTGAACTTGCACAGCATGCACGCTCATTTGTCGACACCCACCTTTGCGTCGGCTGA